From the Halalkalicoccus subterraneus genome, the window TCGCGAGCATCGCCCGCGAGGCCGCGATGACGGCCCTTCGCGAGGACAGCGACGCCGACGTCGTCGAGATGCGCCACTTCCGCGGGGCGATGGAGTCGGTTCGGCCCACGATCACCGACGACATCCTCGACTACTACGAACAGATCAAGGACGAGTTCGCCGGCGGCACCGCGGAACCCGGCCGGAGCAGACAGGGCGGTCGGATCGGCTTCCAATAATCGCCCCACCTCGTGGTCGCTTTCGTGAGCACCGCTCGTTTTAGGTGCGTGGCTGGCGACGACTCGCGTATGACAGTCGTTGCACTACTGAGCGTCGCGCCAGTCACCGAGGGAAGCATGGGCGCGGAGGTCGCGAAGGCCGTCGACGCCCTGGAGGAGTTCGACGTCAGCTACGAGACCAACCCGATGGGAACCGTCATCGAGGCCGAAACCATCGAGGAGCTGTTTTCCGCCGCGCGGGCGGCCCACGAGGCCGTCGACGGCGACCGG encodes:
- a CDS encoding MTH1187 family thiamine-binding protein, giving the protein MTVVALLSVAPVTEGSMGAEVAKAVDALEEFDVSYETNPMGTVIEAETIEELFSAARAAHEAVDGDRVSTVLKIDDKRTSDGSADEKVAAVEQELGREARSQ